From a single Populus nigra chromosome 18, ddPopNigr1.1, whole genome shotgun sequence genomic region:
- the LOC133677817 gene encoding F-box protein PP2-A14-like, translating to MGAGSSSLALESEGGSSPLRPNLDDIPESSVASILMHLDPPEICKLAKVNKTFHGASLADFVWETKLPSNYKYLVEKILGQSPESLSKKEIYARLCQPNCFEDGTKQVWLDKSSGKICVAVSYKALRITGIDDRRYWNHISSEESRFNTIAYLQQIWWLEVVGELEFEFPAGTYSLFFKLQLGKTSKKFGRRACNVDQVHGWGAKPVRFQLSTSNGQQASSECYLHQQGNWGHYCVGDFVVDNKNTPMKLKFSMMQIDCTHTKGGVCLDSVLICPSEFREKLKQF from the exons ATGGGAGCTGGCTCGTCTAGTTTGGCCTTGGAAAGTGAGGGAGGTTCTTCTCCATTAAGACCTAATCTTGATGATATCCCAGAAAGTAGTGTTGCTTCTATTCTTATGCACTTGGATCCTCCTGAGATATGCAAACTAGCCAAGGTGAACAAGACTTTTCATGGTGCTTCTTTGGCTGATTTTGTGTGGGAAACAAAGCTTCCATCAAACTATAAGTATCTTGTAGAGAAGATTTTAGGTCAGAGTCCTGAGAGTTTGAGCAAGAAAGAGATCTATGCAAGATTGTGTCAACCTAATTGCTTTGAAGATGGCACCAAg CAAGTTTGGTTGGATAAAAGTAGTGGCAAGATTTGTGTAGCTGTTTCTTACAAGGCATTAAGGATAACTGGGATAGATGATCGAAGATATTGGAATCATATTTCATCTGAGGAATCCag GTTCAACACAATTGCGTATCTTCAACAAATATGGTGGCTTGAAGTAGTGGGAGAATTAGAGTTTGAATTTCCAGCAGGAACTTATAGCCTATTCTTCAAGCTCCAACTGGGAAAAACCTCGAAAAAATTTGGCCGACGAGCCTGTAATGTCGATCAGGTTCATGGTTGGGGTGCTAAACCTGTCCGATTTCAGCTTTCAACATCGAATGGCCAGCAAGCCTCATCAGAATGTTACTTGCATCAACAAGGAAACTGGGGGCATTACTGTGTTGGTGATTTTGTTGTTGACAACAAAAATACCCCAATGAAGCTCAAATTTTCCATGATGCAGATTGATTGTACACATACTAAAGGTGGTGTGTGCTTGGATTCTGTGTTAATATGTCCTAGTGAATTTAGAGAAAAGTTGAAGCAATTTTAA
- the LOC133677818 gene encoding E3 ubiquitin ligase BIG BROTHER-related-like, producing the protein MMGQPWHGSYGSYLEDDEAIARELHQSYNSYVADDAAIARELQEMEDSLGTMALYDGAFGSIIDSAWEGNLGGTSANRGGTSANHGGSANRGGTSIRETNVRTRDGGEVDLDNMSYEEMHRFEESMGTVSKGLSRKAISRLPVHKYSPSSTRSNSGDAECVICKMEYERGDRLVTLPCAHQYHEDCIKKWMEDNKNCCVCKEDVAVS; encoded by the exons ATGATGGGACAACCATGGCATGGAAGCTATGGTTCGTATTTGGAAGATGATGAAGCTATAGCTAGAGAACTGCATCAGAGTTACAATTCATATGTAGCTGATGATGCAGCTATAGCTAGAGAACTGCAGGAGATGGAGGATAGCTTGGGGACTATGGCCTTATATGATGGAGCCTTTGGAAGTATAATAG ATTCTGCATGGGAGGGTAATCTTGGAGGAACTTCTGCTAATCGTGGAGGAACTTCTGCTAATCATGGAGGTTCTGCTAATCGTGGAGGAACTTCTATTCGA GAGACTAATGTTCGAACACGGGATGGCGGTGAAGTTGATTTAGATAATATGTCATATGAG GAAATGCATCGATTCGAAGAATCCATGGGTACTGTAAGCAAAGGTCTGTCAAGGAAAGCAATCTCTAGATTGCCTGTTCACAAGTACAGTCCATCAAGCACAAGAAGCAATTCAGGAGATGCAGA GTGTGTGATATGCAAAATGGAATACGAGAGGGGGGATCGCTTGGTCACTCTGCCCTGCGCGCACCAATATCATGAGGATTGCATTAAGAAATGGATGGAAGATAACAAG AACTGCTGTGTCTGCAAAGAGGATGTGGCTGTTAGTTAG
- the LOC133678303 gene encoding (S)-N-methylcoclaurine 3'-hydroxylase isozyme 1-like, with protein sequence METMVSISVLANSYPSFPMLFLLAILLLLSLVLKHKSSKVPAIPPGPKSWPIIGNVLQMGNKPHISLTKLAQVYGPLMSLRLGTQLVVVGSSREAASEILKTHDRELSGRCVPHASFAKDPKLNEDSIAWTFECTDRWRFFRSLMRNELFSSKVVDGQSRTRETKAKEMIDFLKKKEGEGVKIRDIVFVYTFNALANIYLSKDLVDYDQIGECQRVCGLVREMMELHTALNISDLYPILGSLDLQGVSRKCNECESRIQELWGSIIKERREGRNDTGDDDNSSKRKDFLDVLLDGEFSDEQISLFFVELLAAVSDSTSSTVDWAMAELMRNPQAMKQLREELAGETPEDLITESSLLKFRYLHLCVKETLRLHPPAPLLIPHRATEDCKVLDYTIPKDTQVLVNVWAIARDPASWEDPLCFKPERFLNSDLDYKGNHFEFLPFGSGRRICAGLPMAVKKVQLALANLIHGFDWSLPNNMLPDELDMDEKYGITLMKEQPLKLIPKLRK encoded by the exons ATGGAAACCATGGTTTCAATAAGTGTTTTAGCAAACTCCTATCCATCCTTTCCCATGTTGTTTCTTTTAGCAATATTATTGTTACTTTCCCTTGTCCTAAAACACAAATCTTCCAAAGTCCCGGCCATTCCACCAGGGCCAAAATCATGGCCTATTATAGGAAATGTACTTCAAATGGGAAACAAGCCCCATATTTCCTTGACTAAATTAGCACAGGTTTATGGTCCACTCATGTCCCTCCGACTAGGGACTCAACTTGTTGTGGTAGGGTCTTCTCGGGAAGCAGCCTCCGAAATCCTCAAGACCCATGACCGAGAACTCTCCGGCCGGTGTGTGCCTCACGCATCCTTTGCTAAGGACCCTAAGCTGAATGAGGACTCCATAGCTTGGACGTTTGAGTGCACCGACCGATGGAGGTTCTTTCGTTCCCTGATGAGGAATGAGCTATTCTCTTCTAAAGTCGTTGATGGACAGTCAAGAACAAGAGAAACCAAGGCCAAAGAAATGATagatttcttgaaaaagaagGAAGGCGAGGGAGTCAAAATACGAGATATTGTGTTTGTTTATACATTTAATGCATTGGCGAACATTTACTTATCAAAAGACTTGGTAGATTATGATCAAATTGGAGAGTGTCAAAGAGTGTGTGGGCTTGTAAGGGAAATGATGGAGTTACATACAGCTCTAAACATATCGGATTTGTATCCTATACTTGGTAGTTTGGATCTTCAAGGTGTGAGTAGAAAGTGTAATGAGTGCGAGAGTAGAATTCAAGAATTATGGGGGAGTATCATCAAAGAACGCAGAGAAGGCCGCAACGATACAGGAGATGATGATAATTCCAGTAAACGTAAagattttcttgatgttttgcTTGATGGGGAATTTTCTGATGAGCAAATCAGTTTATTCTTCGTG GAACTCTTAGCTGCAGTATCGGATAGTACTAGCTCAACAGTCGACTGGGCGATGGCAGAACTGATGAGGAATCCACAAGCAATGAAACAACTTCGCGAAGAACTTGCTGGAGAAACTCCTGAAGACTTGATAACAGAATCAAGCCTATTAAAATTCCGTTACTTGCATTTATGTGTCAAGGAAACTTTGAGATTACACCCTCCAGCACCATTACTAATACCTCACCGAGCAACAGAAGATTGTAAAGTTTTGGACTACACCATACCAAAGGACACCCAAGTTCTTGTGAATGTATGGGCAATTGCAAGAGACCCTGCCAGTTGGGAAGACCCTTTGTGTTTTAAACCTGAAAGATTCCTGAATTCTGATCTGGATTACAAAGGAAACCATTTTGAGTTTTTGCCTTTTGGAAGTGGAAGGAGGATTTGTGCCGGGTTACCAATGGCTGTTAAGAAAGTTCAGCTGGCTTTGGCCAATTTAATCCATGGCTTTGACTGGTCTCTACCAAATAACATGCTTCCTGATGAACTAGACATGGATGAGAAGTATGGTATCACATTGATGAAGGAGCAACCTCTTAAGCTTATACCGAAATTGCGGAAATGA